The genome window TTATATCTCTATCTTTTAATATATATTTTACTTTTCTTTCTATATCGTTATATCCATTAGAAAAATCAGCTAGAATAGGTGTAAAGTTAATTCCAACATATTCTTTTTCCAATAATTCAAAATACTGTTTACTTTCAGATGAATAAATAATTATAAATTCTTGGATATTTTCAAAAACCTTTAAATTTTTATTTAATATATTTTCATCAAGAATATTTTCTATTTCATTTTTATTTTTTATAGGAGAAATACTTAAAAACATTATTAAAGTTTTAATTTTATCAGTATCTATCTTTTGAGATAAAATCTGTTTATTGTTTTTTATAATATTATTATAATTATCAATAAGCTGAATTTTTTCATTTTCTCCTATTTTTTCATTAAGATGATATTTAGTAAATAATTCTACTTGATTTTCTGAAATTTGGTTTTTAATAAAATGTTCTTTTATAATTTTTTTTATATCATTTCTATTCATAATATCTCCTTTTTTCTAATATAAATATACCTCTTTTTTTAAGAAATGTCAACGGAACTTATAAATATATACTGAATATTAACATTTTATAATTACCTTTTTTTATTTTTAATTACAAAAAAAATCCCTAAGAAAACTTAGAGATTTTATTTAAGATTATTATTTAGATAATATTTTTAATTTTACAAACGTACTTTTTTGTACACTTGTAAAATATGTTTTAACCCTTGTTTTAAATGGATATGTTTCTTAATAGCTACTTATACTTATTTTCAATCTTTTCTTCATTTTATCATATGAGCAAAATTTGCTCTGCTGTTCGTCATTTTATTTTTTTATTTTCCAATGTACTATATTCTTATACAAGTTTTTTGTATTTTTTGTTAGCTAACGAGCGTGATTTTCTTACTCTCCTTTACTCCACACCTTTTTGGTCAATTATTTTAAGAAAAATCAACTGACTGAAAAAGTATCTCCTAATCAAAGTATAACACAAAAGAGATTTTTTTCAATAAAACTGTCTAAAAAATATTTTATTAAAAAATAATTCTTTCCTTTTTTTGTTTATTTCTCCTAAAAAATATAGAAAAATCTAAAATATTTAATCAATATTATCCCTATTGTTCTGATAAAATTTTTCTATAAATAACAACTCCCAAATTAATTTCAATCCTTTAAAAAATAAAAAAAAGATGATATAATAACATATAAATAAAAAAATTGGAGGAATAATATGAAAAAACTTTTAAATAGATGTTCCATAGGTGGCTGAGCTAGTAAAATAGGGCCAGAGGCTCTTTCAAATATATTAGAAACTATACCAGTAAAAGAGGATAAAAATTTATTAGTTGGCTACGAAAAGTCTGATGATGCAAGTGTGTATCAAATTTCAGATGACAAAGCTATTATCCAAACTTTAGATTTTTTCACTCCAATGGTTGATGACCCATATATTTTTGGACAGATAGCGGCGGCTAACTCTCTAAGTGATGTTTATGCTATGGGTGGAAAACCTATTACAGCTATGAATATAGTTTGTTTTCCAGAAAGAGAAGATGTAAATATTTTAAAAGAGATACTAAGGGGAGGAGCTGAGAAAATCCTTGAGTCAGGAGCAGTCCTAAGTGGTGGACACTCTATCTATGACCAAGAGATAAAATATGGACTTTCTGTAACTGGGGTTTGTTCTCCCAAAAAAATTCTAAAAAATCACGGCTCTTGTGAGGGAGATATATTAGTCCTTACTAAACCTTTGGGGACTGGGATTTTGACAACAGCCTCAAAAATGGGGGAACTAACTGATGAACAGATGAAAGAGGTTATAAAAAATATGACCACTCTTAACAAATATGCTGGGGAGATAATCACAAAATATCCTGTAACAGCTTGTACAGATATTACAGGTTTTGGATTTTTAGGACACCTTTACGAAATGGCTAGCTCTTCAGAAAAAACTTTTATTATCGAAAGCCAGTACGTACCATATCTAAGTGGTGCTAAGGAGTTTGCAAAGGATTTCTACATCACTGGTAGTGGTCAAAGAAATAGAAAATCTTTAGAAGGAAAGGTAAAGTTTGAAAATATCCCTTTCGAGATAGAGGAGATTTTATTTGACCCTCAGACATCAGGAGGACTTTTATTCTCTGTACCAGTGGAGTATATAACTTATGTTATGGAAGAATTAAGTGGTTTGGAGATAAAATCTGCAATCGTTGGAAGTGTAGAGAAAAAAGGGGAGTTTAGCATAATAGTAAGATAGGTTTTATCCTTTTTGATGCAAGGAGAACTATGAAAGAAAGATTGCTTAGAAGTCTGCCAAAGGTGGATATTCTGCTTAAAGATAAAGATTTACAAAATATCAAAGAAAGTGTAGACTACTACACTTTTTTGTGGTGTATAAAAAATGTTCTAGAAAGTTTTAGAGAAAATATCAAAAATTCGAATGATAAAGATTTAGAAAAACTATCTAATAATCTTTTGGTTAGTATTAAAAAATCTATTATAGAACTTATCCAAAAGGAAAAAAGAAAAAGACTTCAAAAGGTTTTTAATGGAACTGGAACTATTATCCACACAAACCTTGGAAGAAGTGTTTTCTCTAAAAAAATAGCTAAAAATATTTCTGACATTCTCTCATCTTATACAAATCTCGAATACAATATCGAAAGAGGGGAGAGGGGCAGTCGCTACGAAAACCTTGAAAAACTTATTTGTAAAGTTACACAGTGTGAGGGGGCTTTGGTGGTAAATAACAATGCTGGAGCTGTACTTTTGACACTAAACGAGTTTTCTCAAGGGAAGAATGCTATTATCTCAAGAGGGGAGCTTGTGGAGATTGGCGGAAGTTTTAGAGTGCCAGAGATTATAAAATTTTCTGGGGCTAGACTTTTGGAAGTAGGTACAACTAATAGAACTCACTTGGAAGATTATGAAAGTGCCATTGATGAAACAAGCGGAGTTTTGTTAAAAGTCCACACATCTAATTATAAGATAAAAGGTTTTACAAAAGATGTACCACTAGCTGATTTGGTGGAGCTTGGGAAGAAAAAAAATCTTTTGGTAATAGAGGATTTAGGTAGCGGTAACCTTATTGAGTTTACAAAATATGGGGTTATTCAAGAGCCAACTATAAAGAAAAGCCTAGAGTGTGGAGCTAGTCTTGTGATGTTTAGTGGAGACAAGCTTTTAGGTGGTTGCCAAGCTGGGATAATTGTTGGGAAAAAACATCTGATTGATAGGCTTAAGAAAAATCAATTTTTAAGAACTATAAGGGTGGATAAAATAACTATCGCTATTTTGGAAAATATTTTTAGGGCTTATCTTGATGAAAAAGAGGCTGTAAAAAATATCCCTACCCTTAGAATGATTACAGAAGATAAAAAAGATGTAGAAAAGAAAGCCTACAAACTTTCAAAGCTTTTAAATAATAAAAATATCTCTCACAGTGTAATACCTACTAAAGCCACAATCGGTGGTGGAAGTATGCCTGAGGAGGAGATAGAGAGTTTTGGTATAGAGTTTAAGGGGGATATTTCTCCAAATAGACTGGAAGAATATTTTAGAAAAAATCCTGTATCTATCATAGGTAGAATTGAAAAAAATCGTTTCTTTATAGATATGAAAACTATATTTGATGATGATATAGAGGAGCTTTCGGAGAATATAGAGAGGGTATTTTTGGAAAGAGGGATAAAATGAAAAATATAATTATCGGAACAGCTGGGCATATTGACCACGGCAAGACTACCCTTATAAAATATCTAACTGGTATTGATACAGATAGACTTCCCCAAGAAAAAGAGCGAGAGATGACTATTGATATAGGATTTTCTTACATAAGAGAGAACGATATAAATATAGGGATTGTTGATGTACCGGGACATCAAAAGTTTATAAAAAATATGTTAAGTGGTGTATCTGGGATAAATTATGTATTATTTCTTATAGCCTCAGATGACGGAATTATGCCACAGACTGTTGAACATTTTGAAATCTTAAAACTTTTAGGGATAAAGTCTGGAATGATAATCCTCACTAAGACTGATTTAGTAAGTAAAGAAAAAATATCGGAGTTAAAATCTCAGATAAAGGAGAGGTTTAAGGGAAGTTTTTTAGAAAATTTTGATATTTTGGAAACCTCTATAAAAGATATAGAGAGCTTTGATAGATTAAAAATAAAACTTTTGGAAGATATATCTAAGTTACAATTAGAAAATCAAAATAAAGATTTCTTAATGTATATTGATAGAAGTTTCACTATTAAAGGTGTAGGAGCTGTTGTTACTGGTAGCGTTTCATCTGGCAAAATAAACTTAGGAGATAATATCTACCTATACCCAGCTAGAAAAAAACTTAAGATAAAATCAATAGAAAACTTTGGAAACAGATTAGAAACTTTGGAGGAAAACTGCCGTGGAGCTTTAAATCTTGGAGGCGTTGATTACAAAGAGATAAAAAGAGGGGATTTTTTATATTCTGATGATAGTTTGATTTCTAGTGATAGGATTGATATATTTTTAACTTCCTTAGAAAACAAAACAATTAAAAACAATCAAAAAATAAGAATTTATCTAGGAACTGACGAAGTTATCGGAAAGATTTTACTTTTTGATAAATATAAAAATGGATATATAGGGCAAGTTGTCTTGGAAAAAGAGGTTTTTTCTTTTAAAAATCAACTGGGAATAATTAGAAGTTATTCGCCTATTGTTACACTTGGTGGTATAAAAATCCTAGATACCAAAGGGCAGAAAATATCAAAGAAAAATAGTAATTACCAAATCTATATTGATAGATTAAAAGATATTTTTGATAACAAAGACTTTGACAAAAAAGATAGGGAAAATCTAAAAGAAAAGCTTATAGAACAATTAAAAACTTTTCATACAGATAACCCTTTAAAAAAAGGTATAAAACCTTTGGAGCTAGAAAAGATACTCTCAACTGACATAGGGGATATTTTGGAAGATTTATCAAAAGAAAACCTTATAAAGATAGAAAATAACACTGTATCTCTGTATGATTTTAAGGTAAAACTTACTAAGGAGCAGAAAGATTTAAAAGAAAAAATTTTTAAAATTTATAAAAATTCTGGATTTTATATGGTAAAATATGAGATAATAGAAAATATGCTAGGGGATTTTTATCCTAAAAAAGAGATAGAGAAAATCCACAGATTTATGGTAGAAAATCAAATGATAGTATATTTAGAAGAGGACAGATATATTTTATCAGGATTTTTTAAAGAGGCACAAAAAAGGCTTGTAGACTATTTCTCACAAGAGGATAATAGAAAAAATGGTATCACTCTTGGGGGATTTAGAGAACTTCTCGACACAAACCGTCAAAGTGCCATAAGCATAATAAATAAGCTAGAAAAAATAAAATTTTTAATCAATAGAGAAAATACAAGATTTCTTAGAGAGGGATTTTAAGGAGGAAAAAATGGTAAAAGTAAATGCAGTTGGATTTGTTTGTCCAGTACCTGTTATTATGACAAAAAAAGCTCTAAATGAGATTGCAGAGGGAGAAGTTGAAGTTTTAGTTGACAACGAAACAGCTAAACAAAACTTAGAAAAATTAGCTAAAGAGCTTGGATACGAGTTTAAATCTTGTGAAGTTGACGGAAATTTCCAAGTTATTATCAATAAAAAACCAAATGAAGATAAAAAAGAAACTAAAGAGGAAAATATAGTTGTAGTTATCGACTCTGATGAAATGGGAAAAGGAGACGAAGAGCTTGGAAAAATATTAGTAAAAGGATTTATCTATTCTTTGACAGAGATGGAAACTTTACCAAAAACAGTTATCCTTTATAACAAAGGGGTTTTACTTGCAACTGTAAATGAAAATACTATTGAAGATTTGAAAAAACTTGAAAGTATGGGTGTTGAAGTAATCTCTTGTGGTACTTGTGCAAACTACTATCACGTTCAAGACAAGTTACAAGTTGGAAGTTTAACAAATATGTACACTATCGTTGATAGACAATTTAAGGCTACAAAATTAATAAGAGTTTAATATGAAGTTACAAGAGAGATTTATAGTGATTTCTGCCGATTCCACTCATTTTGTTATAAGTCTTGAAAAAATCTTATTAGAAAATGATATTCAATGTAGAATAATACCACTTCCAGTAGAGATTTCTGCAAACTGTGGGTTGGCTGTGAAATTAGACGAAAAATATTTAGATAGAGCTAGAGAGATTATCCTAAAAAATAGTTTCTTGGTTAAGGTGGCTCTAATTGAAAAAAACGGACTTAAAAAAAATATTACTGAATTAGAGATTGGGGGAGAAAGTAGTGCTGAATAAAAAGTTTTTTTTACTAATTTTTACCTTTTGTTTTGCTTTAACTTTTGGTAAAACTAAAAGACCAGAGATAATAGTAGAAAAAAAATATGATAATTTAATACACGAAAATATAAAAATAGATATAAAATATGGTGGAGAAGATTTACCAAAACTTTTAGACTATGTATTTATAAAAACTCTCTATGCAAGGGTGAGGACTGAACCTTTTTCAGATTCACCAGAGATTTATCACGCTCCATTTAATACAAAATATCTTTTATTAGAAAAAGTAAAAGTTGGAGGAAATGTTTGGTACAAAGTTAAAACTCCAAAGGGAGAGGGGTATATATATGAGGGTTCTGCTATTCTTAGAACTTTTAGATTTGAAAAAATGCTTACAAGAATAGAAGAGGTTGAAAAATTTATAAGTGGTAAAAATAGTGAAAAGGTAAAACTTGCCTCTACAAACTCGTATCTTCCAAACCCATTTAATAAAGATATGAAAAGAACTAAGGATAAATACGGAGTTTCTATTGACCAAAATATAGTTGGTGTTTACAAGGAAGAAAACAAAGAGGATATAGAAATCCATATTCCTGATAGATCTATCCTTAGTGTAGAAAAAATAGATGGAAATTATGCTGAAGTTAAGGTTGAAAATATAAAAGAATCTCCTCTAAGAATGCCTAAAAAATATCTAACTTATAGACCTGAAATCTCAAAAGGATTTAAAAAAGCGATAGTTGTAGATATAGACAATCAAAACTTGGGAGCTTTTGAAAAAGTTGGAGATAACTGGTATTTGATTTCATATATCTACGGAAAAACTGGAATTGAAAGTGAGCTAGGCTTTGAAACTCCAAGAGGTTCTTACATTGTCCCTCTTCTAAAATATGAAATGGGATATAGAGGACTTTATGGGGAAGATGCTGGAATAGCTAGATATGCCATAAGATTTAGTGGTGGAGGATATCTTCACGGAACACCTATTGAACACGACGAGAAAGATAACGAGGATTTTTTCCTACTTCAAAAAGAAAATGGACTTGGAACATTTAAAGGTACAAGAAAATGTATAAGAAATACTGTTTCTCATTCAAAGTTTTTATTCGATTGGATAATGGGAGATTCTAAAAGAAATCTAAACTCTAACTACCAATCTCCTGGTGAGAATGTTATATTTATAATTTTCTAATAAAGTGATAGTATGAATATATTAATAACTGGAGTTACAAAAGGGATTGGTCTAGCACTTACCAAAGAATTTGTAAGAAGAGGGGACAGAGTTTTTGGAGTGGCTAGGACTTTATCTAGATTAAAAGATTTAGAAAAAAAATATTCCCAAAGCTTTATCCCTCTAAACTATGATATATCTTTGGAAGAAAATATTGATAAAATCTTTAAATATTTAGAAGAAAATAGTATAAAAATAGATATTTTGGTAAATAATGCTGGGGTTGGAGCTTTAGGGAAGTTTCAAGATATTTCTCTTGCTGACAATCAAAGGGTTATCAATCTTAATATTTTGTCCCTTGTAAATATGACACATAAATTTTTAAACTACAAAAAATATGATAAATTTACAGGAATAATAAATATATCTTCTACTGGGGCTTTTCAAGTAGGTGGACCATATTTTGCCACTTACTATGGTACAAAATCCTTTGTTAGCTCCTTTACAAATAGCTTGATAACTGAAAATCCCAAAACTAAAGAAAAGGATTTTAGAATAATGGGAGTTTACCCCGGACCAACTAGTACAGAGTTTGTAGGAATGAAAGATGAAAAGAGCTTTTATATTATGGACTCTCAAAAGGTGGCTAGTATTATTATAGATGATTTCTTTAAGGGAAAGGATATTTGTATCCCCGGAGTATTTAATAAGTTTTTGGTTATTCTAGGGAAGTTTATCCCAAGAAAGTTGGAACTAAAACTTTTGGAAAAAATCCAATTAAAGAAAATAAAAAAAATTTAACCAAAAAAGGAGCTGTTGCATTTTTTTATTAATAAGAATATAGATTAAAAATTACGAAAATTATGGAGAAAAATTAGATTTATAAAGCGACATCGAATGCTAAAAATCACAACTGTTTGAGCGTAGCGAGTTTTGTGATTTTAATGAGATGAGCTTTTAATAAATCAATTTTTTGTAATCTGTAGTAATTTTTAATCTTATATCTCTTAAATTTGCAACAGCCTCTTTTAATCTTTTCTTTGTTGTTTTATTATTTTTTCTAATTCTTTTAATCTTGTTTCCATTTCTGTAAGATGCTCTGTTTCTCCATTAACTATACAATATCCTATTTTTGTTCTCAAAGAGTTATATTCTTTTTTCTCTGGAGTAGCATTCATTGCTTTATCATACATCTCTTTCGTTATTTTTCCAGTCTCCAATAGCCATTTTAAAAATTCTTCTTCATCTTTATCAGTTCTTTCTCTCATATAATCACCTCTATACTTTAAAAAAATAAAGGGAGAATTTTAATCTCCCGTATATTTTTTCTAATTCTATCAAATAATATTTTTTTGTTATCTATTAAAAAGCATAAGGAATTATTTATATTTTTAGTCATTTGTAATATGGTAAAGGTTAATGATAGCTGATTGTAATTTTGTATCATCTTGTTCTGTAGCAAATATTTTTCCTTCTAACATTCCTTTTGAATTATTGAATTGGAATTTTATTATTCTTCCTTCTGTATCATCTGGTGAAAGTGTGAATTTTTTTTGATTTCCCTTGTTATCTGGAGAGAAATAATTAATTATTACTTTTGTTACATAAGGTGCGTTGATTACTTTCTTTATAAATCTTTGAAACTCTGAATGGTTTCTTAATTGTTCTGCGTGAGCCTCGTTTCCTTTGTATTGCTCTTGATAAAGTTTTTCTGATGGTAGAGCATCTTTTGGTAAAGTAGATAAAACATCTGTATTTAATTTGTCATAGATCATTTCTCCTAAAGGTGATAAAGAGAAATAACTAGTATTGTCCATTCTTACGTCTTCTAAAATATTTCTTAAATTTGAATCACGATTTATATAAGATTGTATTTCACTTTTTGGTAAAATGCTTTCTTTTTTTAGTCTTGAGATAATGTCTAAGTTCTTTATAAATAGATCTCTATCAATAGTTATAGGCATAGGTAAAAGTTTTACAATCTCAGTGCTGTTTTCATATAGATAATATGCTGGGATTTTGAAAACTTGGGCAATTAATCCGACCATAAATATTTGTGCTTTTAATCCACCGATTGGGGAAATCATTATATTGTCAAATTCATGTTTCTTTATAATTTTTGCTATTTCAGTAGAAAGATTTCTAAGTCCTTGGATTGCAAAGTCGTGTTCTTTTGTAATATTTAATTTTTCTATCTCTCTAATTTCAACTTCAAAGTTCATACTATTTTCTATTGTATATTTTACAACCTCTCCTGCTGTTCTACCATCTATTGAATCAGAAACTATTAAATATATTTTTGCATCTTCGATATTTTCTTTTTTAAATAGATAATATGTAGAGTTAATTTCAGCACCAAATTTTTTATCTGTTATATCTTTTCCTTGTAATTCTTTGATTATTCTTTCTTTAAAATCTTTTGCCTCTTCTTCTGTTAGTGAGCTTAGAGGTCTACCTTGAAAATGGTTGTTTATTATGTCACGATGATTAGTAAGAGAACTTGTACCACAAGTTGCTATTAAAATATTTTTTTTCATAAAAACTCCTCCTAAAATTTTCTAATTATATTATATCCTTGTTTCAATATTAAATCAAATTATCTTTTTTTAAAAATTTCGTATATAACTCCCCACATTAACAATGTTTCTAACATAATTTCCCTCCTTTCGTTAAAACATACAATTATCAAAAACTTTTATTAAAACTTTTTAGAAATAATCCCTATTAAAAATAGTGTCAACATTTTAAACCTCCTTTAATCTCTTTAACGAGTTTATTATATAAAATCGCTTTACCAAAAATATTTATTTTTTTACTTTTTTATTATTTTTTCTCTTATCTCCATATCTTGACTTAAATAATCTGTATAAATCGACCTTAAAAAAACTGTTTCTGTTTTTATATCTGATTGGTAAAAGAATCTAAAATAGTCGTTAATCAAATTTTCATCAAGTAAAAATTGGATAATCTTTTCGTTTTTTATTTTATCAATAGTAAGTTTAAAGGTATTTTTTAAATAAAATTTTATTAACTGGTTATTAAAACGAGATATACTTAAATTAAACTTTTTTATATCACTCATCAATCTGTCATACATCTCCTTATTTATAGATACTTTTATTTTCTTTTTCATATTTTCCTCCTTTTCTTTTGGCAAGATCATTTTATAATAATCCCTTACCAAAAAAATCTAAATTCTTACTAAAAATTGAGAATTTTTTTTATTTATAATCTACTTGAAAAAAGTTTATCATAGTTGAATTACCAAATGGATATTAAAATTACAATTTTATAATAAAATACATACTTTAAAGGATTAAAAATATATTTTAATCAAGATAGGAGAAATAATATTAATAGAGCTTTTAATATTCTCTTAAGAAAAATGAATAAAATATGAAAAGACTGTTTTTTAATAAAATATTTTTTGATAGTTTTATTGAAAAAAATCTCTTTTATGTTATACTTTGGTTAGAAGATGTTTTTTCAGTCAGTTGATTTTCCTTAAAATAATTGACCAAAAAGGTGTGGAGTGGGGGAGAGTAAGAAAATCACCCTCGTTAGATAACAAAAAATGCAAAAAACTTGTATAAAAATATAGTACATTGGAAAATAAAAAAATAAAGTGACGGACAGCAGAGCAAATTTTGCTCATATGATAAAATGAAGAAAAGATTGGAAATAAGTATAAATAACCATTAAGAAACATATCCATTTAAAATAAGGATTAAAACTAGACTCTTCTAATATATTAGCAAGGTTGTCTCCAAGATTAAGAAACATATCCATTTAAAACAAGGATTAAAACTATTTTGTCCTGTCTTTCAACTAAGAACTCATCAAGAGATTAAGAAACATATCCATTTAAAACAAGGATTAAAACCACACTTCGTAGTAATTTCCTCTACTCTAACGGAATTAAGAAACATATCCATTTAAAACAAGGATTAAAACACACCATTTATTCTACCCATAAGTCTGGCTGTAAGAATTAAGAAACATATCCATTTAAAACAAGGTTAATAAAAAAAGCCTGACTTACAACATATTTGTAAATCAGGTTTTTAATTTTTTTGAAAAATAAAAAGAGATTAACTTCTAAAAATAGAAATCAACCTCTTTTTAATAAATATTTTTAAACCAATGTTAATTGTTTATCATTTGTGTCTTGGACTTTTTTTATTTTTTTTAAGATACTTTCTTTTTTAGCCTCGTTAATAGTGGCATTTGCACCGACTTCTCCGATTAATAGTTTAGAATTTTTGTTATGTAATTTATAATTTTCGATTGCTTTTTCTTTGTTAAAGTTAGCATAGCAATATAAACAACCGTGAATACAAGTGTTATACTCTCCTATATCATAACTTTTTATACAACCGCACTCCTCTCTTTGAAATTTATCTTTTTTATCATAGACATTTATCCCTAAAATTTTTGAAATCAAACGGTCATCAATACATTTTCCTTTTTGTACACCATATTTAGAGAAATCCCCATTTTCAGAGCAAGTTTCTATAACCATATTATATTTATTAGCTATTTTAACAAATTTTTTAACTATCTCTATTTTTTCATCTTCCTTTGGAACTCTTATTCTTAAAGACTTTGTATTTCTCTCTGTTTTTTTATACAAGTCCACAAAACTTATTACACACTTTTCAGTATAATTTCCCAATTTTTCACATAATCTTTCAAAAGCTCTAAAATGATAATCTAAATTATATTTTTCACTTAGAAATATTGGATCATATCTAAAGACCATTTTTTCTTTTCCAATAGTTTTTGCCAAAAAGATAAAATTTTCTATAATTTTTTTTTTATCAATTACGCAAGGCTCTACATCTTTTCCATAAGGGGAGATTGTATATTGAAAATAGTATTTGTAATCTTTTAATTTTATTAGATTTTCCTCTGTTGTCAAAGGAATAGCGTTTTTTGTCCAAAATACAAAACAATCTACATCTTCTTTTTTTAGACTAATTTTTCTTATTTGATTGATGTTCATAGGATTTTTTACATAGACAAATCCCTCTTCTAATCTATTAAAAAACCAATCACTATAAAAAGCTGGTATATCTGTTCTTCTACTTACACTTATTATCATATTAAGCTCCTTTTCTTAAAAAAATTCTTCTTTTGTTAAAGTAATTATTTGGTAGCAAAATTGTGAATCAGAGTTTACTGGGTATCTTGAAAGAGTTTGATCACAATCTCCACATAATGAATGTTTTTTACATAAACAAGGTAGATATTTTATAAAATCCATTTTATCTTTTGGGTATCTTATTTGAGGATTGATGTATTCTAATTTTCTAGTAAAGTCGTGAGTGCTTACACTTGATGAATCTTTTAAAATATATCTGTGATTGTATTGAAAAACTTCCATTATTTCTAATAATCTTTCTCTGTCTCTGAACTCTCTTGATTTTCTATGGGCAGATATTAAAACTAGATTTTTTTCATTAAAGTTGCTATTTCTAATTGTATTTTTTAAATTTTCAAATGTTTCTTGGTCAAACTCCCCAATAGATTTTGGAAACATAATAACGTTATAATTTGATTTGTTTAGTTTACAAATATTTTCTATTCTAGCATTAATAAATTTTTCTCCAAAAAAGTCTGAATAATCCCATTTTATACAGTCTAAACCTGTGTAATTATAATTTATTTTTGTGTTTTCTGTTGCTTTTTTTAACCCCCATAAATCTAAACCACAACCGCAACCGATTGATAAAATATTGTAGTCGTTTTTTATAAAGTCTTTTTCTATTAAATCTTCGTATAATTTGGCATACTCCACATAATATGCTAATAAATATCTTGCTAAATAAAATTTTTGAAGAGTGGAATCGTTGTAATTAGGCAAACTATCTCCATAAAAATTTAATTCTCTTAATTTGCAAAGGGAACTAGCTTTTGATATTTCAGTTTTAAAATCATTAAAAATATTGTCAAATTTATTTAAAACCATATAATTCATACTCATAATTCTTTCCTCCCAATCTGTTTTTCTTATTATGAGATAATTATACAAAAGTGAAATTACTTTTTTTGGCGAATAATTACTTTTTTTGTTTGACAACATTTTTTTACTTATATTATAGGATATACTGCTAAAAAATAAAAGTTACTTTGATAAAAATATATTCCAATTAAAATAGGGGCATTTTAAAGATGTTATACTCTTTTTCTTTTTATTATAAATTTATAAAATCTTTGATTTATGAGGAAA of Fusobacterium perfoetens contains these proteins:
- a CDS encoding DUF1848 domain-containing protein; its protein translation is MIISVSRRTDIPAFYSDWFFNRLEEGFVYVKNPMNINQIRKISLKKEDVDCFVFWTKNAIPLTTEENLIKLKDYKYYFQYTISPYGKDVEPCVIDKKKIIENFIFLAKTIGKEKMVFRYDPIFLSEKYNLDYHFRAFERLCEKLGNYTEKCVISFVDLYKKTERNTKSLRIRVPKEDEKIEIVKKFVKIANKYNMVIETCSENGDFSKYGVQKGKCIDDRLISKILGINVYDKKDKFQREECGCIKSYDIGEYNTCIHGCLYCYANFNKEKAIENYKLHNKNSKLLIGEVGANATINEAKKESILKKIKKVQDTNDKQLTLV
- a CDS encoding SDR family NAD(P)-dependent oxidoreductase; translation: MNILITGVTKGIGLALTKEFVRRGDRVFGVARTLSRLKDLEKKYSQSFIPLNYDISLEENIDKIFKYLEENSIKIDILVNNAGVGALGKFQDISLADNQRVINLNILSLVNMTHKFLNYKKYDKFTGIINISSTGAFQVGGPYFATYYGTKSFVSSFTNSLITENPKTKEKDFRIMGVYPGPTSTEFVGMKDEKSFYIMDSQKVASIIIDDFFKGKDICIPGVFNKFLVILGKFIPRKLELKLLEKIQLKKIKKI